A region of Salinibacter sp. 10B DNA encodes the following proteins:
- a CDS encoding efflux RND transporter permease subunit → MNWLQRWIERPVPVLAWAIALLLGGGWMATQVPLEWAPTVELPEVRVSASWPGSSPRAVERYVTAPLERAVQNVEGTAGVESVSQEGQTTVTAQVAEGTDLSLYTTRISERLRLVEETLPDRVSPRLTKRVPEALRDEQGFMTLQLVGPQAPSALRRWADDRISPRLSSLPGVSDLRVRGGTTRELLVTLDPDRLAAQGIEAAAAQRALRDATTNAVYGRLRAKGRAPLLLTPATDQVGELRTLVVSSPTRTGPPVELHQVATIERTPAPRRSITRIDGDPVVTLTLDRAPGSHMVEVAERVRARMGRMEDTLPPDARLEVATDKSEDVRRQLRNLRWRGGIGLLLVVLVLLLMLRSVRAVGAVLFTVSVALAVALALLEPLGLTLNLITLAGLVLVFGLLVDNSVIVTEQLLLERERRPGVPLGPTAATAVRAVALPLVGGTITTIAVMLPLVYLSGELRTLFLPFGILTALTLAASLVSAALLVPVLGRWLPPPVRGVRLPRWMRRLVQWPYALGTWAPKTTMIAVLLLVGVPTWLLPATIGVSANGDASVPVQRLAPLYNQTVGSDLVQEAREWIDPALGGVVRPFIQQTNFGEQWDYQADPEVYVRLGFPPGNPIQRADSLLRRFEQTALASSSVRRTVVRISERSARLRVLFRKPALETSEPYILRERLIQEAVLLAGIDVSVGGLLPQGYYSRSGTNISGFTVTAYGPNYEDLSALCERFARELKQASRRVAAVNTNAGRYGYRQPREVLRFRLGTDAQARTGVTPQRIARRLQPVLSTRHPSLWADLEGAPQLPVRIVVDGAPQLDVETFTDRPLVLAGSTQVKLKSAASYEVETVPSRIVREDQQYKRYIEVDYRGPHRMGDAFLDEALKGFSTPPGYRLERDQSSFFTEETERTFGWVILGTIVLVFLATAAVFESWRLPGVVLLSVPTALVGVAVAFLLAGDLAFAEGAFIGAVLLVGIAANDSILLVDRYRTLRSTYAHAVPKRIGALVRLALRERLRPMWTTTLSTCVAMLPLLVFPQEGEFWTGMAVTVTGGLLTATLLAPLATVALVPLLDR, encoded by the coding sequence ATGAACTGGCTCCAGCGCTGGATCGAGCGACCCGTGCCCGTCCTGGCGTGGGCCATCGCCCTGCTTTTGGGCGGGGGGTGGATGGCCACGCAAGTGCCCCTCGAATGGGCGCCGACGGTAGAGCTGCCCGAGGTGCGCGTTTCGGCCTCCTGGCCCGGCAGCTCGCCCCGCGCCGTCGAACGCTACGTGACCGCCCCCCTCGAACGGGCGGTGCAGAACGTGGAGGGCACGGCGGGCGTCGAGAGTGTCTCGCAGGAGGGGCAGACCACCGTCACTGCGCAGGTGGCGGAGGGGACGGACCTGAGCCTCTACACGACCCGCATCAGCGAGCGGCTGCGGCTCGTGGAGGAGACGCTGCCGGACCGCGTGTCGCCGCGCCTCACCAAGCGCGTGCCCGAGGCGCTGCGCGACGAGCAGGGCTTCATGACGCTGCAGCTGGTGGGCCCGCAGGCCCCGTCTGCGCTCCGCCGGTGGGCCGACGACCGCATTTCGCCCCGACTGAGCAGCCTTCCGGGCGTCTCGGACCTCCGCGTCCGGGGCGGCACCACGCGCGAATTGCTCGTCACGCTTGACCCCGACCGCCTGGCCGCCCAGGGCATCGAGGCGGCCGCCGCCCAGCGGGCGCTTCGCGACGCCACCACGAACGCCGTCTACGGCCGACTGCGCGCAAAAGGCCGGGCGCCTCTGCTCCTCACGCCCGCCACCGATCAGGTCGGAGAACTGCGAACTCTCGTCGTGAGCAGTCCCACACGCACCGGCCCGCCCGTCGAGCTGCACCAGGTCGCCACCATTGAGCGGACGCCCGCCCCCCGACGCTCCATCACCCGCATCGACGGCGATCCGGTGGTGACCCTGACGCTTGACCGGGCGCCGGGCAGCCACATGGTGGAGGTCGCCGAGCGGGTCCGGGCCCGAATGGGCAGGATGGAAGACACGCTTCCCCCCGACGCACGGCTGGAGGTCGCCACCGACAAGAGCGAGGACGTGCGCCGGCAGCTCCGCAACCTGCGGTGGCGGGGCGGGATCGGACTGCTGCTCGTCGTGCTCGTGCTCCTTCTCATGCTGCGGAGCGTGCGTGCCGTCGGCGCCGTGCTCTTCACCGTGAGCGTGGCGCTGGCCGTGGCCCTCGCTCTGCTGGAGCCACTCGGCCTCACGCTCAACCTGATCACGCTCGCGGGCCTGGTACTCGTCTTTGGTCTGCTGGTGGACAACAGCGTGATTGTCACCGAGCAGCTGCTCCTGGAGCGGGAGCGCAGGCCGGGTGTGCCCCTCGGGCCAACCGCCGCCACGGCCGTCCGGGCGGTGGCACTGCCCCTCGTGGGCGGGACAATAACGACCATAGCGGTGATGCTGCCGCTCGTCTATCTGAGCGGGGAGCTGCGCACCCTCTTCCTCCCCTTCGGCATCCTCACGGCGCTCACCCTGGCGGCGTCGCTCGTGAGTGCGGCTCTCCTCGTGCCCGTGCTGGGCCGATGGCTGCCGCCCCCCGTGCGCGGCGTGCGTCTGCCCCGCTGGATGCGGCGCCTCGTACAGTGGCCTTACGCCCTCGGCACGTGGGCCCCGAAGACGACGATGATCGCGGTGCTGCTGCTCGTCGGCGTCCCGACCTGGCTCCTGCCCGCCACAATTGGCGTGTCTGCGAATGGCGACGCGTCCGTGCCCGTCCAGCGGCTGGCCCCTCTCTACAACCAGACCGTAGGCAGCGATCTCGTGCAGGAGGCGCGGGAGTGGATCGACCCGGCGCTCGGCGGCGTCGTGCGTCCCTTCATCCAGCAGACCAATTTTGGCGAGCAGTGGGACTATCAGGCCGACCCAGAGGTCTACGTGCGTCTCGGCTTTCCGCCCGGCAACCCCATCCAGCGGGCCGACTCCCTCCTCCGCCGCTTCGAGCAAACGGCGCTGGCCTCGTCGTCCGTCCGTCGCACAGTGGTCCGCATCAGCGAGCGGAGCGCGCGGCTCCGGGTGCTCTTTCGTAAACCGGCGCTGGAGACGTCCGAGCCGTATATTTTGCGGGAGCGGCTCATTCAGGAGGCGGTGCTGCTGGCCGGGATCGACGTGAGCGTGGGCGGCCTCCTGCCACAAGGCTACTACAGCCGGAGCGGCACCAACATCTCCGGCTTCACGGTCACGGCTTACGGCCCAAACTACGAGGACCTCTCGGCCCTCTGCGAGCGGTTTGCGCGGGAGTTGAAGCAGGCCAGCCGGCGCGTGGCCGCGGTCAACACCAACGCGGGGCGCTACGGCTACCGGCAGCCGCGCGAGGTGCTGCGCTTCCGGCTCGGGACCGACGCCCAGGCCCGTACCGGCGTGACGCCCCAGCGCATCGCCCGGCGGCTCCAACCGGTCCTCTCCACCCGGCATCCGTCGCTGTGGGCCGACCTCGAAGGTGCGCCTCAACTGCCCGTCCGCATCGTGGTGGACGGCGCGCCGCAGCTCGACGTGGAGACGTTCACCGATCGGCCGCTCGTCCTGGCCGGCAGCACGCAGGTGAAGCTCAAGAGCGCCGCGTCGTACGAGGTCGAGACCGTCCCCAGCCGCATCGTGCGCGAGGACCAGCAGTACAAGCGATACATTGAGGTGGACTACCGCGGCCCGCACCGCATGGGCGATGCATTCCTCGACGAGGCGCTGAAGGGCTTTTCGACGCCGCCCGGCTACCGGCTGGAGCGCGATCAATCGTCCTTCTTCACGGAGGAGACCGAGCGCACGTTCGGATGGGTGATCCTGGGGACGATCGTGCTCGTCTTTCTGGCCACCGCGGCGGTGTTCGAATCGTGGCGCCTGCCGGGCGTGGTCCTCCTGAGCGTGCCCACGGCGCTGGTGGGCGTGGCCGTGGCCTTTCTTCTGGCGGGCGACCTGGCCTTTGCCGAGGGCGCGTTCATCGGGGCGGTGCTGCTGGTGGGCATCGCGGCCAACGACTCCATCCTGCTGGTGGACCGCTACCGGACGCTCCGCTCGACCTACGCGCACGCCGTGCCCAAACGGATTGGGGCGCTCGTGCGACTGGCCCTACGCGAGCGCCTGCGCCCCATGTGGACGACGACCTTGTCGACCTGCGTGGCCATGCTGCCGCTCTTGGTCTTTCCGCAGGAAGGCGAGTTCTGGACCGGCATGGCCGTGACCGTCACCGGCGGCCTCCTCACCGCCACCCTCCTTGCCCCGCTGGCGACGGTGGCGCTGGTCCCCCTCCTCGATCGATAG
- a CDS encoding 6-bladed beta-propeller produces the protein MSVNRFALSFLCMLGLLLGGCGDSDESSYGEWTVAEDSLRLTEDLRLSETEDFYFGSITTLDVTSEGRMVVADRAASNIKVLRPDGTLLDTLGGPGEGPGEFQMLTRIGVDARDSLYALDLRRRRITVYAPEAPYERSRTFTVPPGQGFMALLYVLPNGLAGSFGSSMSPEDGVTRPAPSAVRPLDTSGTPGDTLFLDRSRRMAFVFGENGGFTTDVVPFSRETIVAPGPNGRLYSGWTDSLHIQTHTLDGESEVVASIPTEPVPVTEAARDSALSDLDEKVRSMAASALPDTKPAFTQLLVAENGRLWIKRPTKAPDPETVPWWVLNPETQTIHKTQLPSTVTLTVVTDDYAYGTTQTNLGAPAVVRYRIES, from the coding sequence ATGAGCGTCAACCGCTTCGCTCTTTCGTTCCTGTGCATGCTTGGCCTCCTGCTCGGTGGCTGCGGCGATTCTGACGAGTCGAGCTACGGCGAGTGGACCGTAGCGGAGGACTCCCTTCGCCTCACCGAAGACCTGCGCCTGAGCGAGACCGAGGACTTTTACTTCGGCAGCATTACCACCCTCGACGTGACGAGCGAGGGCCGCATGGTCGTGGCCGACCGGGCGGCCAGCAACATCAAAGTCCTCCGCCCGGACGGCACTCTGCTCGATACGCTCGGCGGCCCGGGGGAAGGCCCCGGCGAGTTTCAGATGCTCACGCGCATCGGGGTGGATGCTCGCGATTCGCTGTACGCGCTCGACCTCCGACGGCGCCGGATCACCGTCTATGCACCGGAAGCGCCCTATGAGCGGAGCCGCACCTTCACGGTTCCTCCTGGTCAGGGCTTCATGGCCCTTCTGTACGTGTTGCCCAACGGCCTTGCCGGCTCCTTCGGGTCGAGCATGTCTCCGGAAGACGGCGTAACGCGACCGGCGCCAAGTGCCGTCCGTCCCCTCGATACGAGCGGCACGCCCGGCGACACTCTCTTCCTTGACCGGTCGAGACGAATGGCGTTCGTCTTCGGGGAGAACGGCGGGTTCACCACGGACGTCGTTCCCTTTAGCCGCGAAACGATCGTAGCGCCCGGCCCGAACGGCCGCCTGTATTCCGGTTGGACGGATAGCCTTCACATTCAGACCCATACGCTCGACGGGGAATCAGAAGTGGTCGCCTCCATCCCAACCGAGCCGGTGCCGGTCACGGAGGCCGCCCGCGACTCGGCCCTGAGCGACCTCGACGAGAAGGTGCGGTCGATGGCCGCGTCGGCCCTGCCGGACACCAAACCGGCCTTCACCCAACTGCTCGTGGCCGAGAACGGGCGGCTCTGGATCAAACGTCCGACAAAGGCCCCCGACCCTGAAACCGTTCCGTGGTGGGTGCTGAATCCGGAGACACAGACGATCCACAAAACCCAGCTTCCGTCGACGGTGACCCTGACGGTCGTGACCGACGATTACGCCTACGGTACGACCCAAACGAACCTCGGGGCCCCGGCGGTGGTGCGATATCGGATTGAATCGTGA
- a CDS encoding PQQ-binding-like beta-propeller repeat protein, protein MTNHWFWSFLGGLLLLVGCGDTDSPSFTVEERDGVTYAINKGTNVWPDTASSPIQFTHMQTYGTKNGPEETLFGRIADVAVGPDGTVYVLDADAPRLVAFKPDGSVLWSVAQSGEGPGEFKRPTALVKGSGPRLYIANKSGRILDVWTTGGTFVKRHTFDDSEVRFFQLAGRVGDRLVGAEPFPPKKAQLTRVIDPTTGRLAHSFPLELSLDLPVGTKSAVTTIGDRVVASGVAEYTLSWYSPEDTLTRRITRDTPFPMEPAEAKTDNGRTMRNNYSQLHAPVQLPSGHLLVTASWATNVDDPDAYLRRSLNDNAEDPALATVLDVFEKDGRYLGSLRWNGRRTSPIGEPQMVGPQGRLYTTTDEPFPQVRTYEVTIRKQ, encoded by the coding sequence ATGACCAATCACTGGTTCTGGTCTTTTCTCGGGGGCTTGCTCCTCCTCGTCGGATGCGGAGACACGGACAGCCCGTCGTTTACCGTCGAGGAACGAGACGGCGTGACCTACGCCATCAACAAAGGCACGAACGTGTGGCCCGACACCGCTTCGTCCCCGATTCAGTTCACGCACATGCAAACGTACGGCACGAAAAATGGCCCCGAAGAGACCCTGTTCGGGCGCATTGCGGACGTGGCCGTCGGCCCCGACGGCACGGTGTACGTACTGGACGCGGACGCCCCGCGCCTCGTCGCCTTCAAACCGGACGGGAGCGTGCTGTGGTCGGTCGCCCAGTCGGGGGAGGGACCGGGCGAGTTCAAGCGGCCGACGGCCCTGGTGAAGGGCTCCGGCCCCCGCCTGTACATCGCAAACAAAAGCGGGCGAATCCTCGACGTGTGGACGACGGGCGGGACATTCGTAAAGAGGCATACCTTCGACGACTCGGAGGTCCGGTTCTTCCAGCTCGCCGGACGTGTCGGGGATCGCCTGGTGGGCGCCGAGCCCTTCCCACCCAAAAAGGCGCAGCTCACCCGGGTGATCGACCCGACGACTGGCCGCCTCGCTCACAGCTTTCCGCTGGAGCTGAGCCTGGACCTTCCGGTGGGAACCAAGTCCGCCGTCACGACGATCGGCGACCGCGTCGTTGCGAGCGGGGTGGCCGAGTACACGCTCAGCTGGTACTCGCCCGAGGACACGCTGACCCGTCGCATCACGCGCGACACGCCGTTTCCCATGGAACCGGCCGAGGCCAAGACGGACAACGGACGGACCATGAGGAACAACTATAGCCAGCTTCACGCGCCGGTCCAACTGCCAAGTGGCCATTTGCTGGTGACGGCCTCGTGGGCGACCAACGTGGACGACCCGGACGCGTACCTCCGCCGCTCCCTCAACGATAACGCCGAGGACCCCGCGCTGGCGACCGTTCTCGACGTGTTCGAAAAGGACGGTCGGTACCTCGGATCTTTGCGGTGGAACGGCCGGCGAACGTCTCCGATCGGAGAGCCGCAGATGGTTGGACCGCAGGGTCGGCTCTACACCACGACCGACGAGCCGTTTCCGCAGGTTCGCACGTACGAGGTCACCATCCGGAAGCAGTAG
- a CDS encoding thioredoxin domain-containing protein → MKYILNKYFIFGLILPILIFAIYSYSFSNENIDKLNIGLYNRLKNNPLAYKYGDTRSKDEILLLTDYECDGCRTIHRWIWPTINKKIKNDKIDYYSLDAILPGHEGGLLAATFSYCLKRSSFHQAKYFRVSVFKNKLPLKRNDLLYNELNDLQQKFRNGRGSLQSCVQNNNGKVEQINQNTLKLISSLGIKSIPAILINRQKVKVKTSKEEMLEIINNKINK, encoded by the coding sequence ATGAAATATATTCTAAATAAATATTTTATTTTTGGATTAATACTACCCATACTTATTTTTGCAATATACAGTTATAGTTTTAGTAACGAAAATATTGACAAGTTAAATATAGGACTGTATAATAGACTTAAAAATAACCCTCTAGCATACAAATATGGTGATACTAGATCAAAGGATGAAATACTTTTATTAACAGATTACGAATGCGACGGTTGTAGGACTATTCATAGATGGATATGGCCTACCATAAACAAAAAAATAAAAAATGATAAAATAGATTACTATAGTTTAGATGCAATTCTTCCTGGTCATGAGGGTGGTTTATTAGCAGCTACATTTAGCTATTGCCTCAAAAGGAGCAGCTTTCATCAAGCTAAATATTTTCGTGTCTCAGTTTTTAAAAACAAATTACCCTTAAAAAGAAATGATTTACTATACAATGAACTTAACGACCTACAACAAAAATTTCGAAATGGACGTGGATCTCTTCAATCTTGTGTACAAAATAATAATGGCAAAGTAGAACAAATTAACCAGAATACACTTAAATTAATTAGTAGTTTAGGAATAAAGTCTATCCCAGCTATTTTAATAAATAGACAAAAAGTTAAAGTCAAGACATCTAAAGAGGAAATGCTGGAGATAATAAACAACAAAATTAACAAATAA
- a CDS encoding AraC family transcriptional regulator — MSSPQSSKTPYEIIEQQKEDYLKEEVNEPSPDWPPDVQEAYIIVRNQLFDMNLDVKTVIEQCKTCSGSGTQSRFRHFVGYGIKEFIINHRLAIAKRLLHNEDLSITKIALSIGYNTPSGFSTTFKRRVGTAPSTVREKTN, encoded by the coding sequence ATGTCGAGCCCTCAATCATCCAAAACACCCTATGAGATTATCGAGCAACAAAAAGAGGACTACCTAAAGGAGGAGGTTAATGAACCCAGTCCGGACTGGCCCCCAGATGTACAGGAAGCATACATCATTGTCCGTAATCAGCTCTTCGATATGAATCTTGATGTTAAAACAGTGATTGAGCAGTGTAAAACCTGTAGTGGCTCAGGTACTCAAAGTCGCTTTAGACATTTTGTTGGTTATGGGATTAAAGAGTTCATAATTAACCACCGGCTCGCGATCGCCAAGCGGCTTCTTCACAACGAAGACCTATCCATCACCAAAATCGCTCTCTCGATAGGCTATAATACACCGAGCGGGTTTAGCACTACATTTAAACGGCGCGTAGGTACTGCCCCTTCAACCGTGCGCGAGAAGACAAATTAA